DNA from Cystobacter fuscus DSM 2262:
TAGGTGGGGAATTGCTCACCGTTGGTTACCAGCGCGAGCGCGACCAGCGATTGCTGGTGCGCTTTCCCTGGGATGGAGAGTGAAATGAAGTGAAGGACGAAGAATTCGATATCATTGGTGGTTCATCGCAACGTTTGTAGGCCCACGAACTCTGTAACTTTGCAGCAGCGCCATGGTTTGGGTTCGGTTGCATGCCTTTACCCCCGCTTCCAACCCCCTGATGGTAAGCCTGCTTTGCCTCGGAAAGACGAGGCGAAAGGATGCCGAACGCATGCGCATCGTGAACCTCACTACCTCCCTCGCTGTCGCCCTCCTGTTGCCAGCCTGTGGCGGGCCCGCCGCCGAAGAGCCGTCCCAGCTCGCCCTCCACGGCGGGGAGCTGTCCAGCACCCCGGCTTCCTCCCTCGCCGCCTCGACGGACCTGGAGCCCCAGTCCGTGGGCTCCTGGATCCTCACGGGTGAGCTGACCTCCGCTCGTTCCGGCCACACCGCCACCCTGCTCTCCTCGGGCAGGGTGCTGCTGGTGAGTGGCACCACCGCGGAGGTGTTCAACCCCTATACCAACGTGTCCGTGGCCACGGGGGAGCTCACCTGGGCGCGCACCCAGCACACCGCGACCCGGCTCGAATCGGGCAATGTGCTGGTGGCGGGCGGGTGGATCGGCAAGTTCCCTCGCTACTGGCGCAGCACCGCGGAGGTGTATGACAAGGTCACGGGCACCTGGTCGTCCGGGGACAGCATGAACACGCCGCGTGGCAACCACACGGCGACCCTGCTCGGCTCGGACAAGGTATTGGTGGTGGGGGGCGACACCACCGACGGGAGCCAGCCGGAGGCCCAGCTCCAGACGGACTCCGCGGAGCTGTACGACCCGGCGACCAACACGTGGAGCCCGGCGGCGTCCGTGTTCATGCCTCGCGCCGGCCACACCGCGACGCTGCTCTACTCGGGCAAGGTGCTGGTGACGGGGGGCAGGTTCACGGACTGGGCGCTCCAGGACGCGCAGGTGTATGACCCGGACACGGACGACTGGTCGATGCTGGCACCCATGCCGAGGACGCGCACCGGCCATGTCGCCGTCCGGCTCAACTCGGGCAAGGTGATGGTGCTCGGTGGCGGCCATGACGAGGTGGACTTCTACGATCCGTACAACTCCAGGACCCCCTGGACCACGGGTGACTCGCTCCCCTCGGGTGGCTCGGCCCTCAGCGCGACGCGGCTCTACTCGGGCGAGGTGCTGGTCACGCACTCCACCGGGCAGGCGTCGCTGTATGACCCGGCGACGGATGCATGGCTGTCCGCGGGGTCGCTGACGGCGCCGCTCGCGGCCCACACCGCGACGCTCCTGCACACGGGACAGGTGCTGGTGACGGGCGGCTCCTCCGGTGGCGAGGTCACCACCGTGCAGCGCTACACGCGCTGAGCCGACCCCGGAAGGCCGCTGAAAAGGGAACGGCGGCGGGCGCTCCTCCTCGGACTCGCCCGCCGCCGTCTGTCTTCACTCGAGTCCCGTCACGCCGGGTGTGGCGTTCCCTCGCCCCCGGTGGGCTGTGAGGGCGGAGGCTTGGAGTGCTCGTGGCGCTTTAGCAGCCGGGAGCGGGCCGTCTCCACCAGCGTGTAGAGCACGGGGATGAAGATGAGGTTGATGAAGGTGGACAGGAGCATGCCGCCGAACACCGCCGTGCCCAGGGACTTGCGCGAGGAGGAGCCCGCGCCCGACGCCAGCACCAGGGGCAGCACGCCCAGGAGGAAGGCGAAGGACGTCATCAGGATGGGGCGCAGGCGCGTGTCCGCCGCCTGGATGACCGCCTCCACCACGCCCTTGCCCTGGTGGCGCAGCTGCTCGGCGAACTCCACGATGAGCACGGCGTTCTTGCAGGCGAGGCCCACCAGCATCAGCAGGCCCACCTGACAGAAGACGTCGTTGACGAGCCCTCGCATCAACTGGAATCCCAGTGCGCCCATCATGGCCACGGGCACCGCGAGCATGATGACGAAGGGCAGGGCGAAGCTCTCGTACTGGGCGGACAGCACCAGGAACACGAACACGATGCCCAGCGCGAAGATGAGCAGCACCTTGCCGCCCGCCTCCTTCTGCTCGAGCGACAGTCCCGTCCATTCGAAGGTGTAGCCGTTGGGCAGGTTCTGCCGGGCGACGGCCTCCATGGCCTCGAGCGCCTGGCCGGTACTGGTGCCCGGTGCGCCCTGGCCGTTGATGGAGGCCGAGCGGAACAGGTTGTAGTGCTGGATGTTCTGCGCGGTGGTGACGGGCTTCACCGTGATGAGGCTCTCCAGGGGCACCATCTCGCCCGTCGTCGAGCGCACGTAGAAGGCGGAGATGTCGCGCGGCTCGTTGCGGAAGGGCGTGGCCGCCTGCACGTAGACGCGGTAGACGCGGTTGGTGAGCGTGAAGTCATTCACGTACTGGCTGCCCATGAAGATTTGAAGCGTGGAGTAGAGCGCGTCCAGGGACACGCCCAGCGCCTTGGCCTTCTCGCGGTCCACCGACACGGTGAGCAGCGGGGTGGTGGCGGTGAAGGAGGAGAAGACGCTGCGCAACTGTCCTCCCTGGTTGGCCTTGCCCGTGAGCTGCTGCGTCACCGCGGACAGCTCGTCGAGCGTGCGCGTGCCGAGCTGATCCTCCAGGACGAACTCGAAGCCGCCCACGCTGCCCACGCCGCGGATGGTGGGCGGCTGGAAGGCCAGCACCCGCGCTCCGGGAATGCCGGCGAACGGCCCGCGCAACCGCTCGATGATGCCCGCCAGGCTCTGCTCCTTCTCCTCGCGCTCCTCCCAGGGCTTCAAGCTGACGAAGAGCGTGCCGTAGTTGGGGCCGGTGCCCAGCACCGAGAAGCCGCCGACGGTGAACAGGCTCGCCACCTCCTTCTGCTCCTTGAGAATGCCCTCGGCCTGGATGAGCACCTGCTTGGTGTAGTCCAGCGACGAGCCCTCGGGGCCCTGCACGGCGACGATCAGGTAGCCCTGGTCCTCCTCCGGAATGAAGCCGGTGGGGGTGACGCGGTAGAGCAGCGCGGTGACGCCGATGAGCACCACGAACAGGCCCAGGAGCGCCCAGCGCATGCGCTGCCCGAGCAGCCGGCCGAGGAAGCGCGCGTAGCGGTCGCGGAAGGTGTTCATCGTCTTGTCCACCCAGCGGAAGACGCGCCACTTGGTGCCCTCCTGGGGCCGCAGCAGGATGGCGCACAGCGCGGGGGACAGCGTGAGGGCCACGAGCGCCGACAGGCTGATGGAGAAGGCGAGCGTGAGGGCGAACTGCCGGTAGATGGAGCCCGAGGTGCCCGGGAAGAAGGACACCGGGACGAACACGGCGGAGAGCACCAGGGCGGTGGCCACCACCGCGCCGCCCACCTGCTTCATGCTCCGGTGGGTCGCCTCGCGCGCGTCCACGCCTTCCTGTTCCATGACGCGCTCGACGTTCTCGATGACCACGATGGCGTCATCCACCACGAGGCCCGTGGCGAGTGTCAGGCCGAGCAGCGTGAGGGTGTTGAGCGAGAAGCCGAACGCGCTCACGAAGGCGAACGTGCCGATGAGGGACACGGGCAGCGTCGTGGCCACCACGAGGATGCTGCGCCAGCCGTGCAG
Protein-coding regions in this window:
- a CDS encoding Kelch repeat-containing protein, which gives rise to MRIVNLTTSLAVALLLPACGGPAAEEPSQLALHGGELSSTPASSLAASTDLEPQSVGSWILTGELTSARSGHTATLLSSGRVLLVSGTTAEVFNPYTNVSVATGELTWARTQHTATRLESGNVLVAGGWIGKFPRYWRSTAEVYDKVTGTWSSGDSMNTPRGNHTATLLGSDKVLVVGGDTTDGSQPEAQLQTDSAELYDPATNTWSPAASVFMPRAGHTATLLYSGKVLVTGGRFTDWALQDAQVYDPDTDDWSMLAPMPRTRTGHVAVRLNSGKVMVLGGGHDEVDFYDPYNSRTPWTTGDSLPSGGSALSATRLYSGEVLVTHSTGQASLYDPATDAWLSAGSLTAPLAAHTATLLHTGQVLVTGGSSGGEVTTVQRYTR
- a CDS encoding efflux RND transporter permease subunit gives rise to the protein MFSDFFIKRPIFASVISILITLVGAIAIPSLPVEQYPNLAAPQVTVTANYLGASAETVESAVTTVLERQLNGLEGMRYISSTSSNNGQSTITITFDPERDIDVAAVDVQNRVATASARLPSEVNALGIVINKAQSQLLVTYGVYDKEKRYDIGFLSNYADVYIRDALLRVKGVGDVRIFGERRFAMRLWLDPTRLASRGLTAADVTNALREQNVQVAAGQVGQPPAPTGQSFQINVQVLGQLSTPQQFENIVVQRGTDGSLVQVRDIGRVELGAENYNQLLRFNGQEAVGLGISQLAGSNALEVRANVEKELERLKANFPPGLVYERAFDTTLAVQSSIDEVIHTLFEAVVLVIIVVFIFLHGWRSILVVATTLPVSLIGTFAFVSAFGFSLNTLTLLGLTLATGLVVDDAIVVIENVERVMEQEGVDAREATHRSMKQVGGAVVATALVLSAVFVPVSFFPGTSGSIYRQFALTLAFSISLSALVALTLSPALCAILLRPQEGTKWRVFRWVDKTMNTFRDRYARFLGRLLGQRMRWALLGLFVVLIGVTALLYRVTPTGFIPEEDQGYLIVAVQGPEGSSLDYTKQVLIQAEGILKEQKEVASLFTVGGFSVLGTGPNYGTLFVSLKPWEEREEKEQSLAGIIERLRGPFAGIPGARVLAFQPPTIRGVGSVGGFEFVLEDQLGTRTLDELSAVTQQLTGKANQGGQLRSVFSSFTATTPLLTVSVDREKAKALGVSLDALYSTLQIFMGSQYVNDFTLTNRVYRVYVQAATPFRNEPRDISAFYVRSTTGEMVPLESLITVKPVTTAQNIQHYNLFRSASINGQGAPGTSTGQALEAMEAVARQNLPNGYTFEWTGLSLEQKEAGGKVLLIFALGIVFVFLVLSAQYESFALPFVIMLAVPVAMMGALGFQLMRGLVNDVFCQVGLLMLVGLACKNAVLIVEFAEQLRHQGKGVVEAVIQAADTRLRPILMTSFAFLLGVLPLVLASGAGSSSRKSLGTAVFGGMLLSTFINLIFIPVLYTLVETARSRLLKRHEHSKPPPSQPTGGEGTPHPA